The genomic DNA TCGGGCAGGGAGCGGCCTGCCTGGCGCATAAACCACACCGGGCGGCGCGTCGGCGTGCCGCCCCGGTAGGCGGTGATCAGGGGGGAATCGGCCGTGCGGCCATCCAGCAGCGGATGAGTGGCGCTAAGAGTCATACTTTGATTCTCTCCAAAATCCGCGGCAATCGATAACCGGGGCCATCCGGGCCCCCCTGGTGTCCCTTCTCACATCCCCGCAGGCGTGATTCCGGCCCGCCCGGTTGAAGGGAACCTGCCGGGGGTGGCTAGTATTGACCTACTGTGGTTCTACTTTCCCTTATTGCTACGCACACCGACGTAGACCTGGAGACTGTCGCCCGCCTGAGTGCCGGCGCGTCCGAGGTCCCGTCTTCGCTGGTCGAATCCGGAACCGCCGTTACCGGCTCCGTGGTCCTTGCCACCTGCAACCGGCTGGAGGTGTACTGCGAAACGAAGTCCGATGACGACGTCGAGGCCGCACGTTCCGCCGTGGTCGCAGAGATCAGCCGGCTCTCCGGCATGAGTGAGGACCAGGTGTCCCGTTCCTTTGCCACCAATACCGGTGAATCCGTTGCCCAGCACCTGTTTGCCGTGGGCGCGGGCCTGGACTCCGCCGTGGTGGGCGAACGCGAAATCGCCGGCCAGGTGCGCCGGGCGCTGATTGAAGCCCAGGAATCCGGCACGGTCAGCGGCGGGTTGAGCAGATTGTTCCAAACCGCTTCCCGCACCGCGAAGGATGTTGGTGCCATGACAGCCCTCGGTAAGCGGGGGCTTTCCATTGTGTCCGTTGCCCTCGGCCTGGCTACCGACCTTTCCGAAGATACCGACTGGTCAAAGAAGTCAGTGGTGGTCTTCGGCACCGGCGCCTATGCCGGCGCCACCATGGCCCTGCTTAAGGACCGCGGCTGCACTGACATCAGCGTCTACTCCTCTTCCAACCGGGCCGAGTCCTTCGCCGCCTCCCGTGGCGGCCGGCCGCTGACGCGCAAGTCCCTTCCGGACGCGCTGACCAACGCCGACGTCGTGATCGGCTGCAGCGGCAGTGACAGCCAGGTCAGTGCCGACGATGTCCGCCGCGTCCGCGCGGCAGCCGGCAAGCCGCTGATCATCATCGACCTTGCCCTCACCCATGACTTTGATCCCGCCGTCCGCGAGATCGACGGCGTCGAACTCATTACCCTGGAATCCGTCCGGCTGGCAGCCCCCGCGGAGCAGGCCGAGTCGCTGAAGCAGGCCAGCAGCATTGTTGCCGAGGCAGCCAGGAATTTCTCCAAGCAGCAGCTCAGCCGTGAAATGGATTCCGCGATCATCGCGCTGCGCCGGCACACCCTGAACGTCCTGGAGTCCGAGCTGGAAAAGGTCCGCTCCCAGCACGGTTGCTCCGGCGCGGCCGAGGAAGTGGAGTTTGCCATGCGCCGCATGGTCAAGCAGCTGCTCCACGTGCCCACGGTCCGTGCCCGCGAGCTCGCTGCCAGCGGCCAGCAGGAGGACTACATCCGCGGACTCGAAGCCCTGTACGGCATCACCGTGGACCGTGCGGACACGGCAGGCAATGCCACACCGGCTGCTCCCTCCTCCGCCGCCGAAACGGACGCAGAGGACGCCGGCCGGAATGAACCCAGGTCCGCGTAGTCTCCTGCACCGTCCCGCATAGTCCTGGCCCGCCCCCCTGGCCCTGCCACCGTCCGTAGCCGGATTCGTCAGTACAGCGGTTTCTCCGGTTCCACCCGGCGCACCCATTCAAGAATCCCGCCGGTGACGTTATAGACCTCCGGGTAGCCCTCGCCCCGCAGATAAGCAGCCACTTCCGCAGACCGGCCGCCGGATTTGCAGTGCACGTACACGGGGCGGCCGGGATCGGGCCGGAACCCGCCCGCCAAAACCGTGCCCCGCGGCACCAGCCGCGCCCCTTCGATGTTGACAATCCCGTATTCCCCCGGCTCGCGCACGTCCAGAAGTTCGAAGTCGCGCTGCCCGGCGGAGCGTTCCGCGAGCAGTTCCTGCAGGACCGCCACGTCCACCTCCGGGCCGGCCGGTGCTGCCGCCGGCGCCACCCCGCAGAACGCCTGGTAATCGGTGAGCTCCGTGACCGGTTCGGCGGCCGGGTCGCGGCGGACCCTTACCTCGCGCCAGCTCATTTCCATTGCATTGAAGACCAGCACCCGCCCCAGCAGGGTCCGGCCGGTACCGGTAATCAGCTTGATGGCTTCGTTGACCATCACGGAACCGATCTGTGCACAGAGCACACCAAGCACTCCGCCCTCGGCACAGGAAGGCACCGATCCGGGTTCGGGTGCCTGCGGAAACAGGTCACGGTAGGTCGGCCCGTGCAGGCCCCAGAAGACGCTGACCTGGCCGTCAAAGCGGAGAATGGAACCCCACACGTACGGCTTGCCCAGGATCTCCGCCGCGTCATTGACCATGTAGCGGGTGGCGAAGTTATCCGTGCCGTCCACAATCAGGTCATAGCCGGAAAAGATATCGAGCACGTTTGAATTATCCAGCCGCTCCCGGTGCAGGATGAGATTCACCAGCGGATTCAGCTCGGCCACGCTGCGGGCCGCGGATTCCACCTTGGGACTGCCCACATCCGAGACCCCGTGGATCACCTGGCGCTGCAGGTTGGAAAGATCAACCACGTCGTCGTCGACAACACCGAGGGTGCCTACTCCCGCGGCCGCCAGGTACAGCAGCGTCGGGGATCCCAATCCGCCGGCCCCGACCACCAGCACCCGGGCGTTCTTTAGCCTGCGCTGGGCCTGGACCCCGAACCCGGGGATGATCAGGTGCCGGGAGTAGCGTTCGGTTTCTTCACGGGTGAGTTCCGCTCCCGGCGCCACCAATGCGGGTAGTTCCGTGGCAGGAACCGGTGAACTTGCTAAGGTCATGAAGTCCAATCTAAGCCACGGGTATGGCTCTTGGACCTGTCGCTACAAACACCCGCAGGTAAAATAATGGTCATTGTCCGTGCAGCGGACCGCGCCGGAACTGTTGAAAGGTCCATCAGTGAGTAACCAGGCAGCCGGCAAACCGGTTCGACTCCCGCGGGAGGAACGCCGCCGGCAACTGCTGAGCGCCGCTCAGGAGGTGTTCGTAACGCACGGTTTCCACGGTGCGGCAATGGACGAGATCGCCGAGGCCGCGCATGTCAGCAAGCCCGTGCTCTACCAGCACTTCCCAGGCAAGCGGGAACTGTATATGGCGCTGCTGGATAACCACCTCAATACCCTCACCGAATTCCTGGATACGGCGCTGAAGTCCACCACGGATAACAAACTGCGCGTGCGGGAAACCATGCGGGCCTATTTCCGTTTCGTCGCCCAGGACAGCCAGGGGCACCGGATGGTCTTTGAATCCGATCTGACGTCCGATGCCGAGGTCAGCGCACGCATTGAGGAATTCAATGCCCGGTTCGCCAGCAGTATTGCCGGTGTAATCGCCGAAGACACAAAGCTCTCCCATCTGGAAGCCACCCTGCTTGGGCGTGCGCTGGCCGGCATGGCGCAGGTCAGCGCACGTTACTGGCTGGAAACCGACGGCGGATTGGACATCGATGCCGCGTCCGAGCTGGTCTACCGTTTAGCTTGGCGCGGAATCAGCCGGTTCCCCAAGGAGATCTAGAGTAGATTTCGAGAAGTTCTTAATCGTTTACAGGAGGCACCACGGTGGAAGTAAAAATCGGCATTCAGAACGTAGCCCGCGAGATTGTCTTCGAGTCCGGCCAGAGCGCCGATGAAGTTGCCGACGCCGTGGAGCAGTCCCTGGCCAGCGGCGCGCTGCTGCGCCTGAAGGATGTCAAGGGCCGCCTGATCGTGGTGCCCGGAGCTTCCATCGGCTATGTGGAGATCGGCGCCGAAGAGGTCCGCCGCGTCGGTTTCGGCGCACTCTAGCCGCACCGCCGCCGGATTATGCTCAGCCTGATCCTCGTTACCCTGACCGCCGCGGCGGCCGGTCTTGCCGTCTGGGCTGCGGACCGGCACCGGGACAGATACGGTGTGCTGCTGCTCCCGGGCATCGCCGTCTGTGCCGCGATCCTGACCTGGATTGCGTTCCAGATGGCCGGGGCCGCGTCCTTTGAATCCGCATGGATCGGATGGGCGGTGCCGGCCGCGGTAGCGGTCCTGGCCCCGCTCATCGCAGCCGTACCCATCGGCCGCAAACGGGCAGCTGCCGACACAGCAGAGCAGGACCGGATCCTCCGGCTCTGATCCAGCCTCGCCGAGAAGGCCCGGCCCGTGCACGTTCGGGGAAATCATGCCGGGCGAGGCTGAGACGCCAATCAATAAGGTGCTGCTCCAAAAAAAACACAGCTCCAAAAGACACAGCTCAATAGGACGCAGCTCAACAGGACGCAGCTCAATAACGGGACGGCACTTCGGTGCCGTCCCGTTTGCCGTTTCCGGTTCCGGTTCCGGCCGGGGACCGGCTGCCCGTCCGGGAGGCGGGCGTCCTTCCGGGTGCCCGCTGCCGCTTACTGCAGGGCACGCGCCGGCCGGCCCGAGGAAAAGCCGCTGTCCACGGGCGCGATGCGTTCTAGTTCGCGGGCCAAAACCCCGGCTGTCCTGGCGTGGCCTTCGGGGCTCAGGTGCCTCCCGTCCGGCCGCATCGCCCCATTAAGGCCGTAGCGGGCCCACCAGTCCCCCGGGCTGAGGAATTCCAGCCCGGCTTCTGCTGCGGTAGCCGCGAGCAACCGGTCCACGTCCTTCCGCGGGCCGGTGCCGTCTCCGATGACTCCGACCATAAGGATCCGTGCAGAAGGATAGCTCTGGCGTACATCGCTGATCAGCCGGCGGACGCCGCTTTGAATCTCTGCCGCTGAATGTGCGGTGTCGTTGCCGCCGCCCTGCAGGAT from Arthrobacter zhangbolii includes the following:
- a CDS encoding DUF3107 domain-containing protein, which produces MEVKIGIQNVAREIVFESGQSADEVADAVEQSLASGALLRLKDVKGRLIVVPGASIGYVEIGAEEVRRVGFGAL
- a CDS encoding glutamyl-tRNA reductase — its product is MVLLSLIATHTDVDLETVARLSAGASEVPSSLVESGTAVTGSVVLATCNRLEVYCETKSDDDVEAARSAVVAEISRLSGMSEDQVSRSFATNTGESVAQHLFAVGAGLDSAVVGEREIAGQVRRALIEAQESGTVSGGLSRLFQTASRTAKDVGAMTALGKRGLSIVSVALGLATDLSEDTDWSKKSVVVFGTGAYAGATMALLKDRGCTDISVYSSSNRAESFAASRGGRPLTRKSLPDALTNADVVIGCSGSDSQVSADDVRRVRAAAGKPLIIIDLALTHDFDPAVREIDGVELITLESVRLAAPAEQAESLKQASSIVAEAARNFSKQQLSREMDSAIIALRRHTLNVLESELEKVRSQHGCSGAAEEVEFAMRRMVKQLLHVPTVRARELAASGQQEDYIRGLEALYGITVDRADTAGNATPAAPSSAAETDAEDAGRNEPRSA
- the moeB gene encoding molybdopterin-synthase adenylyltransferase MoeB, giving the protein MTLASSPVPATELPALVAPGAELTREETERYSRHLIIPGFGVQAQRRLKNARVLVVGAGGLGSPTLLYLAAAGVGTLGVVDDDVVDLSNLQRQVIHGVSDVGSPKVESAARSVAELNPLVNLILHRERLDNSNVLDIFSGYDLIVDGTDNFATRYMVNDAAEILGKPYVWGSILRFDGQVSVFWGLHGPTYRDLFPQAPEPGSVPSCAEGGVLGVLCAQIGSVMVNEAIKLITGTGRTLLGRVLVFNAMEMSWREVRVRRDPAAEPVTELTDYQAFCGVAPAAAPAGPEVDVAVLQELLAERSAGQRDFELLDVREPGEYGIVNIEGARLVPRGTVLAGGFRPDPGRPVYVHCKSGGRSAEVAAYLRGEGYPEVYNVTGGILEWVRRVEPEKPLY
- a CDS encoding TetR/AcrR family transcriptional regulator; amino-acid sequence: MSNQAAGKPVRLPREERRRQLLSAAQEVFVTHGFHGAAMDEIAEAAHVSKPVLYQHFPGKRELYMALLDNHLNTLTEFLDTALKSTTDNKLRVRETMRAYFRFVAQDSQGHRMVFESDLTSDAEVSARIEEFNARFASSIAGVIAEDTKLSHLEATLLGRALAGMAQVSARYWLETDGGLDIDAASELVYRLAWRGISRFPKEI